Proteins encoded within one genomic window of Pedobacter africanus:
- a CDS encoding class I SAM-dependent methyltransferase, with translation MTQSHKDFTSISPSAKSLLLMKSYTNIPFAKDTGALMQGPEAFGLNFDDKDFWFWIRVMHFENRYWSIDQLLSQTSSKNILELSSGYSLRCLDLCLKHANIHCIDTDLIEVVTTKQNLIATLGADRGIKGKFELLPLNTMDEQEFHKVVSRFDDGELTIINEGLLMYLNHDEKKQLCETIHAILKQKGGCWITADVYVKRSPEMQANLPQSRKEAAFFEQHHIEDNKFDSYEAAQAFFSDQGFELVQEAIPDYKALSVMPYLIKALPEHLRNSKEPPPKIQATWMLKIKAT, from the coding sequence ATGACGCAATCGCATAAAGATTTTACAAGCATAAGCCCCTCAGCGAAATCACTATTGCTGATGAAAAGCTATACCAATATTCCTTTTGCAAAGGACACCGGTGCGCTGATGCAGGGCCCTGAGGCCTTTGGGCTCAATTTTGACGATAAGGATTTCTGGTTTTGGATACGTGTAATGCATTTTGAAAACCGTTACTGGAGCATTGATCAATTGCTCAGTCAAACCAGCAGCAAAAATATTCTTGAATTATCTTCCGGATACTCCTTGCGTTGCCTCGACCTCTGCCTTAAGCATGCCAATATTCACTGTATAGATACAGACCTTATAGAGGTAGTGACAACAAAACAGAACCTGATTGCTACGCTGGGCGCAGACAGGGGTATAAAAGGTAAATTTGAGTTATTGCCGCTCAACACCATGGATGAACAGGAATTTCACAAGGTTGTTTCGCGATTTGATGATGGGGAACTGACTATAATAAATGAAGGACTGTTGATGTACCTGAACCATGATGAAAAAAAGCAGCTTTGTGAGACAATACATGCCATTTTAAAACAAAAGGGTGGTTGCTGGATCACTGCGGATGTATATGTAAAACGTAGTCCTGAAATGCAGGCTAACTTGCCTCAAAGCCGAAAAGAAGCTGCTTTTTTTGAGCAACACCATATTGAAGACAATAAATTTGACAGTTATGAAGCTGCGCAGGCTTTTTTTAGTGATCAGGGATTTGAACTGGTGCAGGAAGCTATCCCCGACTATAAAGCATTAAGCGTAATGCCATATCTGATTAAAGCACTGCCAGAGCACCTACGAAACAGCAAAGAACCGCCACCAAAAATACAGGCAACATGGATGCTAAAAATCAAAGCAACTTAA
- a CDS encoding GNAT family N-acetyltransferase, which yields MQVLDLKYEELDLVSDLQPEGWNDIKPSFSFYLQSSFCFPIKVMIDDRIVGLGAAIIHNDVAWFGHIIVHADQRGKGIGKCITQSLIDIAKQHTCETVYLIATQLGAPVYERLGFIHDTEYLFFKDLNFDEKELISAHIIPYEQDFKTQISTIDKIASGENRMMHLEAALESGFVYMDNDKIEGFYLPALGEGLIVANNSSAGLELLKLHLSSNEKAAFPADNLFARDFLYGKGFKEYYTEKHMRLGNIRPIQLGNIYNRIGGNTG from the coding sequence ATGCAAGTACTGGATTTAAAGTATGAGGAATTGGATTTGGTATCGGACCTACAACCTGAGGGCTGGAACGATATTAAACCGAGTTTTAGTTTTTACCTGCAATCGTCCTTTTGTTTTCCAATTAAAGTGATGATTGACGATAGGATTGTTGGTTTGGGGGCTGCAATTATCCACAACGACGTAGCCTGGTTTGGCCACATTATAGTCCATGCTGATCAAAGGGGGAAGGGAATAGGGAAATGTATAACACAATCCCTAATTGATATTGCAAAACAACATACATGTGAAACCGTTTATTTGATTGCTACTCAGCTTGGGGCGCCGGTATATGAAAGGCTGGGATTTATTCATGACACAGAATACCTGTTTTTTAAAGACCTGAATTTTGATGAAAAAGAATTGATTTCAGCTCATATCATACCTTATGAACAGGATTTTAAAACGCAAATTTCAACGATTGATAAAATAGCCAGCGGAGAGAACAGAATGATGCACCTTGAAGCCGCGCTTGAAAGCGGATTTGTATATATGGATAACGATAAGATTGAGGGTTTCTATTTACCTGCCCTGGGCGAAGGGCTAATTGTCGCAAATAATTCTTCAGCCGGGCTTGAGCTTTTAAAATTGCATTTGAGTTCAAATGAAAAGGCAGCCTTTCCGGCAGATAATTTATTTGCCAGAGATTTTTTGTACGGCAAAGGTTTTAAGGAGTATTATACTGAAAAACACATGAGACTGGGAAACATCAGACCTATCCAACTAGGGAACATTTACAACAGAATTGGAGGAAACACCGGGTAA
- a CDS encoding RNA polymerase sigma factor, which produces MGQYHSYEDQELVQFMQNGDERVLAEIYNRYWDKMLAVAFNRLGNQEEAEECVQDVLYKFWKLRTDFSLTKVDLSNYLARAIRNQSFNILDRRYRERIKSENYAPVKDINLLSPERQLMIRELQEQIDNSINALPPQCQIIFKLSRQEGLSNKEIAEKLNLSENTVKSHIKKANRDIQGDIELLTTLISFYIFFKN; this is translated from the coding sequence ATGGGGCAATATCATTCATATGAAGATCAGGAGTTAGTCCAGTTTATGCAAAATGGCGACGAACGTGTGTTGGCGGAAATTTACAATCGATACTGGGACAAAATGCTTGCTGTAGCGTTCAATCGCTTAGGCAATCAGGAAGAAGCCGAAGAATGTGTTCAGGATGTGTTGTACAAATTCTGGAAATTACGTACCGATTTTTCACTGACAAAAGTCGATCTGTCAAATTATCTGGCCCGTGCCATACGAAACCAATCCTTCAATATTTTAGACCGGCGCTATCGGGAGCGTATAAAATCTGAAAACTATGCTCCTGTAAAAGACATTAATCTTCTATCGCCCGAACGGCAGCTGATGATACGTGAATTGCAGGAGCAGATCGACAACTCCATAAACGCACTTCCCCCTCAGTGCCAGATCATTTTTAAACTTAGCCGTCAGGAAGGCCTTTCCAATAAAGAAATAGCCGAAAAATTAAATTTGTCAGAAAACACGGTCAAATCGCATATCAAAAAAGCAAACCGGGACATACAGGGAGATATAGAATTGCTGACCACATTGATCTCATTTTATATTTTTTTTAAAAATTAA
- a CDS encoding FecR family protein codes for MDIAYLVFKFNNGSITPEELQILLDWYNSHDDQKVTILSKEDESLEAVKARMLATLLAKVNHSRDQKPVKIMSKTRWIAAAAAVIVITFSTWLVLNHKTQTKTSAPLQTGIIRPGGNKATLTLSNGQTIQLKDSQAGIVAGDKITYTDGSLVENTASAQPADADKLLSLHTPRGGTYKIILPDGTQVWLNAQTTIKYPLHFSTAKRVVELEGEAFFQVKSIYKPDGGKLPFKVISKHQEVEVLGTQFNITAYPEQATGKTTLVEGKVEVSDQQRHVVLKPNEQAITLNGKTTVIPVNPANYTAWRDGKFSFDGKTFEETMDEIGRWYDLDIVYAGKMPKEQELTGDAYRNQNIRFLLRLLGTAEVDYNLDVNHRRLTIKGKKNRI; via the coding sequence ATGGACATAGCATATTTAGTTTTTAAATTTAACAACGGCAGTATTACGCCAGAAGAACTGCAGATTTTACTGGATTGGTACAATAGTCATGACGACCAGAAAGTTACTATTCTGTCAAAAGAAGATGAATCTCTTGAAGCAGTAAAAGCACGCATGCTAGCCACTTTACTGGCAAAAGTAAATCACAGCAGGGATCAAAAACCAGTAAAGATTATGTCTAAAACCCGCTGGATCGCAGCCGCAGCAGCAGTAATTGTCATTACATTTAGCACCTGGCTGGTATTGAACCACAAAACACAGACTAAAACCTCTGCTCCATTACAGACAGGCATAATAAGGCCTGGAGGAAATAAAGCAACGCTTACACTTTCCAATGGCCAGACCATCCAATTAAAAGACTCCCAGGCAGGTATTGTAGCCGGAGATAAAATTACCTATACAGATGGCAGCCTTGTAGAAAACACGGCTTCAGCCCAACCTGCCGATGCTGATAAGCTATTGTCGTTACATACCCCACGCGGTGGTACCTACAAAATCATATTGCCTGATGGTACTCAGGTTTGGCTCAATGCTCAGACTACCATAAAGTACCCGCTGCATTTCAGCACTGCAAAACGTGTTGTTGAACTGGAAGGTGAGGCTTTTTTCCAAGTAAAATCCATATACAAGCCAGATGGCGGGAAACTCCCCTTCAAAGTCATCAGCAAACACCAGGAAGTGGAAGTACTGGGTACGCAATTTAACATCACGGCCTACCCTGAGCAGGCAACTGGTAAGACAACGCTTGTTGAAGGAAAAGTTGAAGTTAGCGATCAGCAACGACATGTTGTCCTCAAACCAAATGAGCAGGCCATTACCCTTAACGGAAAAACTACAGTAATACCGGTAAATCCGGCAAATTATACCGCCTGGCGCGACGGCAAGTTCAGCTTCGACGGGAAGACATTTGAAGAGACCATGGATGAAATCGGCCGCTGGTACGACCTGGATATTGTATATGCCGGAAAAATGCCAAAAGAACAAGAACTTACCGGCGATGCCTACCGCAATCAAAACATCAGGTTTTTATTGCGATTATTAGGTACGGCTGAAGTTGATTATAACCTCGATGTAAACCATCGAAGACTAACCATAAAAGGGAAAAAGAACAGAATCTAA
- a CDS encoding SusC/RagA family TonB-linked outer membrane protein: MNLYYFIRVMKIIMFLLIAGLTTVSASSYSQQITLKGKNIPFLSVIEAIRKQSGYTVFGTKKVIEAASPVTIDVRNMPLSAFLKKITDNQPLTYLIEDKTISISASTRPEPEKPVSNAQQQTLSGVIRHAETKIPLEGATVKLKGSSLSSATNAKGQYRIIIPVSNQKQTLVFSYVGMKPQEIAYQKQEILNIELEPGDESMNEVVVTGIFQRERQAFTGSSARFTAKDLQIVGNQNILQSLKTLDPSFAIIDNNLFGSDPNRMPDIEIRGKSSVIGLTDEFSTNPNQPLFILDGFESTLAIISDLSMDRVESITLLKDASATAIYGSKAANGVVVVETKRPTAGQLRINYSMNGTVGFADLTDYNLMNAEEKLQFELLSGFYGLLNADGQIIPGSNLQSEANYYNRLKEVRRGVNTYWPNEPLRTAFTQRHTLFAEGGDANLRYSTSFNYGNTQGVMKGSDRQATNGNIRLLYRKGKFSVNNSLSIDNVRANKETSSFSGFSRANPYYRKYDEQGNVRKVLEDFKAYGNSTLPPIYSPLYDQSNLNTNVEESQGFTNNLEMEWRISEALRARGRFGLRNFTTHDEVFRSPFNVEFEGTDVLQKGRYNEANGKNINYDGDFSLTFGKLLAGRHMVNAVAGVRMEQATRARSGFQVRGFLDDEFANPSFALQYPEGKRADYQESKRRGASFFTNMGYAFDQRYLIDATLRSDGSSVYGSDKHFSVIWSLGLGWNIHNETLIKEGFKWIDQLRLRGSIGNPGNQNFDDYISMRIYRYNNENRNPFGASTIISNMGNSNLKWQTTLDRNIGLDLSTLNNRLRFTADYFVKDTDPLLVFVTLPSSTGVTQVAQNIGGQVTRGFTITTDYSLIKKDQFNWRVNLNMRQLKAEYRKMGNQLNSFNQANRSRNLVRYYDGGSPSDLWTVRSVGIDPATGREIFLNKNGEQTFVYNFQDEVIVGNSDPDLEGVVGTNFFYKGFTASINLRYRIGGQAFLQTLYEKVENISTTGVALNQDRRALYDRWKQPGDNARFKAISRTEATPISSRFVADNNMLVGEAFSIGYENSTAPWLKHIRASSITFRAYMNDIFYISTIKNERGIDYPFARSVSFSAAVRF; encoded by the coding sequence ATGAATTTATATTACTTTATACGAGTGATGAAAATCATCATGTTCCTACTTATAGCCGGATTAACCACCGTAAGCGCTTCCAGCTATTCACAACAAATTACACTTAAAGGGAAAAACATCCCCTTTTTGTCTGTAATCGAAGCCATCAGAAAACAAAGCGGTTACACTGTCTTTGGCACGAAAAAGGTCATAGAAGCAGCCAGCCCGGTTACCATCGATGTCAGAAATATGCCATTGTCAGCATTTTTGAAAAAGATCACAGATAATCAGCCCCTAACCTATCTTATTGAAGACAAGACCATATCGATATCCGCTTCTACGCGCCCCGAGCCTGAGAAACCGGTCTCCAATGCGCAGCAGCAAACACTAAGCGGAGTCATCCGGCATGCTGAGACAAAAATACCCCTTGAAGGTGCAACCGTTAAATTAAAAGGCAGCAGCTTAAGCAGTGCTACCAATGCGAAAGGCCAATATCGGATCATTATCCCTGTTTCTAATCAGAAACAGACACTGGTATTTAGCTATGTGGGAATGAAACCACAGGAAATTGCCTACCAGAAACAGGAAATACTGAATATAGAACTCGAACCTGGAGACGAATCTATGAATGAGGTTGTAGTTACCGGCATTTTCCAAAGGGAACGTCAGGCATTCACCGGATCTTCGGCCAGGTTTACTGCCAAAGACCTGCAGATTGTCGGTAACCAGAATATTTTGCAGAGCCTTAAAACGCTGGATCCTTCGTTTGCCATTATAGACAACAATCTGTTCGGATCAGATCCGAACCGTATGCCAGATATCGAGATCAGGGGAAAAAGCAGCGTAATCGGACTTACAGATGAATTTAGTACCAACCCTAACCAACCGCTGTTTATCCTGGATGGTTTTGAGAGTACCCTGGCCATCATCAGCGACCTGAGCATGGACAGGGTAGAAAGCATCACCTTGTTAAAAGATGCTTCTGCAACGGCCATTTATGGCTCCAAGGCCGCCAATGGTGTAGTCGTGGTGGAAACTAAACGCCCAACTGCGGGGCAGCTGCGCATCAACTACAGTATGAACGGAACTGTTGGCTTTGCTGACCTAACCGATTATAACCTCATGAATGCGGAAGAAAAGCTGCAGTTTGAGCTATTGTCTGGCTTTTATGGATTGCTCAATGCCGATGGTCAGATTATCCCGGGTTCAAACCTGCAAAGTGAGGCCAATTATTATAACCGCTTAAAAGAGGTTCGGCGTGGTGTAAATACCTATTGGCCCAATGAGCCGCTGCGCACTGCTTTTACACAAAGACATACCTTATTTGCCGAGGGCGGCGATGCTAACCTGCGCTATAGCACATCTTTTAACTATGGCAATACACAAGGCGTAATGAAAGGATCTGACAGGCAAGCTACCAATGGGAATATACGCCTGCTCTACAGAAAAGGTAAATTTTCAGTAAACAATTCATTGAGCATAGACAACGTTCGAGCCAATAAGGAAACTTCATCTTTCTCCGGTTTTTCAAGGGCCAATCCGTACTATCGTAAGTATGATGAACAGGGCAATGTGCGGAAAGTGCTGGAAGACTTTAAGGCTTATGGCAATTCAACCCTACCCCCGATATACAGTCCTTTGTACGATCAGAGCAACCTGAATACCAATGTAGAGGAATCACAGGGATTTACCAATAACCTCGAAATGGAATGGCGTATCAGTGAAGCACTACGCGCACGTGGGCGTTTTGGGCTTCGTAATTTCACTACACACGATGAGGTTTTCCGCTCGCCTTTCAATGTCGAATTTGAAGGAACAGACGTACTTCAAAAAGGGCGTTATAATGAGGCGAACGGCAAGAACATCAATTACGATGGCGACTTCAGCTTAACCTTTGGAAAGCTACTGGCCGGCAGGCACATGGTAAATGCCGTTGCGGGTGTGCGTATGGAGCAGGCCACAAGAGCGCGCAGCGGCTTCCAGGTGCGTGGCTTTCTTGACGACGAATTTGCCAACCCGAGTTTTGCATTACAATATCCAGAAGGCAAGCGTGCCGATTACCAGGAATCTAAACGAAGGGGTGCCAGCTTCTTCACCAATATGGGCTATGCTTTCGACCAACGTTACCTTATTGATGCCACATTACGTTCCGACGGTTCTTCGGTATATGGTTCTGACAAACATTTTTCGGTCATTTGGTCGCTGGGTTTAGGTTGGAATATCCATAATGAGACTCTGATCAAGGAAGGCTTTAAATGGATAGACCAGCTGCGGTTGCGCGGATCAATAGGCAACCCCGGCAATCAGAATTTTGACGATTACATTTCCATGCGCATTTACCGTTACAACAATGAAAACCGAAACCCATTTGGGGCCAGTACCATCATCAGCAACATGGGCAACAGCAACCTGAAATGGCAAACTACACTCGACCGAAACATTGGCCTTGACCTCAGCACGCTCAACAACCGCCTGCGGTTCACTGCCGATTATTTCGTTAAGGATACAGATCCTTTGCTGGTATTTGTAACTCTTCCTTCCTCTACCGGTGTTACCCAGGTGGCCCAAAATATCGGCGGGCAGGTTACCCGTGGTTTTACCATAACTACAGATTACAGCCTGATCAAAAAAGATCAGTTCAACTGGCGGGTAAACCTCAACATGCGTCAGCTCAAGGCAGAATACCGTAAAATGGGCAATCAACTGAACAGCTTTAACCAGGCCAACAGGAGCCGTAACCTGGTAAGGTATTACGACGGCGGAAGCCCTTCGGACTTATGGACCGTGCGTTCGGTGGGTATAGACCCGGCTACCGGAAGGGAAATCTTTTTAAACAAGAACGGCGAGCAAACCTTTGTGTACAATTTCCAGGATGAGGTGATTGTAGGCAACAGTGACCCTGACCTGGAAGGAGTAGTGGGGACAAACTTCTTCTATAAAGGTTTTACCGCGTCCATTAACCTGAGGTACCGCATCGGGGGCCAGGCCTTTTTACAGACGCTTTATGAGAAAGTAGAAAATATTTCTACAACAGGTGTTGCTTTAAACCAGGACCGCCGGGCCCTTTATGACCGCTGGAAACAACCTGGAGATAACGCCCGGTTTAAAGCCATATCACGCACGGAGGCCACACCGATATCTTCACGTTTCGTGGCTGACAACAATATGCTGGTAGGCGAAGCCTTCTCTATAGGTTACGAAAACTCAACTGCTCCCTGGCTAAAGCACATTCGTGCCTCATCCATAACCTTCAGAGCCTATATGAACGATATTTTTTACATCTCTACGATCAAGAATGAGCGGGGCATAGACTATCCTTTTGCAAGGTCGGTATCTTTCTCTGCAGCAGTTCGATTTTAA
- a CDS encoding RagB/SusD family nutrient uptake outer membrane protein yields MKMINKIYICFFLSLFSFSCSKWIDVKPTDRLDEDQLFANKEGYLKALNGVYIEMTHKDLYGENMATGAIDVLAQYYYLNNSVHSFYNLTTFVYGDANVKTTFDNTWRKAYELIANCNVILDKCGDAPGEKLPEPYYGIIKGEALALRAMLHLDMLRLFGPIYTDASKTKPAIPYVDKVGYQVSPLLSSEQVMQRIVTDLKTALASLENTDPVRTEGVRNGANPAGPNDLYYRQYRLNYYAAKALLARAYLWQANKAEALVQAEELLNEVQSPSRNVFPYVTFASATSADKPDRMFSTEVMFGLWDIRRIEMYDRLFNVNLNENTKLSFSAGDVNTTRISSVYDDDNDYRRRIWQSASSGTITATTNMKYADVVDGPGRYMIPLIRLSEVLLIAAECHPDLTTATAYFNKLRTARNCVSRNAATAAELKLRIGEESRREMLGEGQQFFFYKRNSYQSVPNHATPSINPEKTMVLNNYTVPLPDSETSQRN; encoded by the coding sequence ATGAAAATGATAAATAAAATATACATCTGCTTCTTTTTAAGTCTGTTTTCCTTTTCCTGCAGCAAATGGATAGATGTAAAACCTACTGACCGCCTGGATGAAGACCAGCTTTTTGCCAATAAAGAAGGTTATCTGAAGGCTTTGAATGGTGTATATATAGAAATGACACATAAAGACCTTTATGGCGAAAACATGGCTACCGGTGCAATAGATGTGCTTGCACAGTATTATTACCTCAATAACTCTGTCCATTCGTTTTATAACCTGACTACTTTTGTTTATGGTGATGCCAATGTAAAAACCACTTTCGACAACACCTGGCGCAAAGCCTACGAGCTTATTGCCAATTGCAATGTTATTCTGGACAAATGTGGAGACGCGCCAGGCGAGAAACTACCTGAGCCATACTATGGCATCATTAAAGGCGAAGCACTTGCCTTGCGCGCTATGCTGCATTTGGACATGCTCCGTCTGTTCGGGCCCATTTATACAGATGCCAGCAAAACTAAGCCCGCTATACCTTATGTAGATAAAGTTGGGTACCAGGTTTCACCGCTGCTGAGTTCTGAACAGGTAATGCAACGGATAGTTACAGATCTCAAAACTGCATTGGCATCGCTGGAAAATACCGACCCTGTGCGAACGGAAGGTGTAAGAAACGGTGCCAACCCGGCAGGGCCTAACGACCTGTACTACCGCCAGTACCGCTTAAATTACTATGCGGCCAAAGCGCTACTGGCCCGAGCCTATCTTTGGCAGGCTAACAAGGCCGAGGCATTGGTGCAGGCGGAAGAATTGCTGAACGAAGTACAAAGCCCTAGTAGGAATGTATTTCCGTACGTTACTTTTGCCAGTGCCACAAGTGCAGATAAGCCAGACCGCATGTTCTCAACAGAAGTGATGTTCGGTTTGTGGGACATCAGGCGCATTGAAATGTACGACAGGCTTTTCAATGTGAACCTAAACGAAAATACCAAGCTATCATTTAGCGCGGGAGATGTGAACACAACCCGTATCAGTTCGGTATATGACGATGACAACGATTATCGCCGCAGGATATGGCAAAGTGCTTCATCAGGTACCATCACTGCAACCACCAACATGAAATATGCAGATGTAGTAGATGGACCTGGCCGGTATATGATTCCGCTGATACGCCTATCGGAGGTATTATTAATTGCCGCAGAATGTCACCCTGACCTAACAACTGCGACTGCTTATTTTAATAAGTTAAGGACTGCACGCAACTGTGTAAGCCGTAACGCTGCAACTGCGGCCGAATTAAAATTACGTATCGGCGAAGAATCCAGACGCGAGATGCTTGGCGAAGGCCAGCAGTTCTTTTTTTACAAGAGAAACAGCTATCAGTCGGTTCCGAACCATGCTACACCATCCATCAACCCTGAAAAAACAATGGTGCTTAACAACTATACCGTTCCGCTTCCTGACAGCGAAACTTCACAAAGAAACTAA
- a CDS encoding DUF4843 domain-containing protein: MKKILVYILLFQLAMVFAGCEKEIMPYKGKEGVYFSVRNGNKYLESLWPYVPFSSVEFVRIGKDLVEFPVMVTITGPVKDYARSFRIEVNPDSTTAIAGEHYEPLQADWTIPVGAISTNIKVRLKRTPDLEDKPVTLGLRLVATKDFELSFPEWDAIPTLTSGTVVPEFDASLHTLRINDIMVQPAIWRGSLQPGNKESGLFGVFTRRKMEFLIENLGLKYEDFESEESMPLARSILVGADASAILIKRFNEKKPVLEEDGRLMFIGSVPWTSIIGVPYVP, encoded by the coding sequence ATGAAAAAAATACTAGTTTACATCCTGCTATTCCAGCTGGCCATGGTATTTGCAGGCTGCGAAAAGGAAATTATGCCCTATAAGGGAAAAGAAGGTGTGTACTTCTCCGTTCGCAACGGCAACAAATACCTGGAAAGTTTATGGCCCTATGTGCCTTTCAGCAGTGTAGAGTTTGTGCGTATCGGTAAGGATCTGGTCGAATTTCCGGTGATGGTTACGATTACCGGACCGGTAAAAGATTACGCCCGCAGCTTCCGCATAGAAGTGAACCCCGATTCTACTACGGCCATCGCCGGCGAGCATTATGAACCTTTACAAGCGGATTGGACGATCCCGGTGGGTGCAATAAGCACAAATATCAAGGTACGTCTGAAACGTACACCAGATCTGGAAGACAAACCTGTAACCCTGGGCTTGCGTCTGGTAGCAACCAAAGACTTTGAACTGTCATTCCCTGAATGGGACGCCATTCCAACTTTAACATCAGGTACTGTTGTACCAGAATTTGATGCCAGCCTGCACACCTTAAGGATAAACGACATCATGGTGCAGCCCGCAATCTGGCGGGGATCCCTTCAGCCAGGCAATAAGGAGTCAGGATTATTTGGTGTCTTTACCCGAAGAAAAATGGAATTCCTGATCGAAAACCTGGGATTAAAGTACGAAGACTTTGAAAGTGAAGAGTCTATGCCCCTGGCCCGTTCTATATTGGTTGGCGCTGACGCCTCTGCAATTTTGATCAAACGTTTCAATGAAAAAAAGCCAGTACTGGAAGAAGACGGCAGGCTGATGTTTATCGGTTCTGTACCATGGACATCCATTATTGGTGTACCCTATGTTCCTTAA
- a CDS encoding PKD-like family lipoprotein, with protein MKRSLNYIISLLSIIAVSSCSKDLGNYEYNTINELNIKGVKGDYIVKTGIDTLRIKPDIATSLDQADANRYTYFWVLKTGTLSFDTIGRKKDLEYAVRVNPATYDLFYRVRDKQTGVTWTANTKVTVSTGFSRGLLIMGEDEQGYAEAEMLSMITDTVYIPHILSTSGLPRLREPISLLHTGGNNNEMKLWAFTKTGSYYLDRATMTGTVTNNFSRLLYISEPINPETLQPIALAPQIRTAAGAVGSTFYRAMLTVGGDVFAASPFLTGGDFFNNPVNRVAPNLETRLPAAPYLLYPIGSMSSFMWYDTQNQRFLMFTNFAGNVSSVLTDAPNAIFPWNQPAGRSLVYAENTRNTDGGSTQGNSFAIMKDADNTHHIYKFYANGTNPAKRNYYMMKPMATDFAKADHYAFSSNRTVVFYSVGNKLYAYDYNPGNEKSYTINNIGNDVITMIKFDTQIDHLTNSLYVATYNSTTKGTLRRFRLGSDPNTVDLLPQENSTWSGLVKIKDINWRAVN; from the coding sequence ATGAAACGATCATTAAACTATATCATCAGTCTGCTTTCCATTATTGCAGTAAGCTCCTGCAGTAAGGATCTGGGCAACTATGAATACAATACAATAAATGAGCTCAATATAAAAGGTGTAAAAGGTGACTATATTGTAAAAACAGGCATAGATACACTGCGCATTAAGCCAGATATTGCTACCAGTCTTGACCAGGCAGATGCAAACCGTTACACCTACTTCTGGGTTCTAAAAACAGGCACACTCAGCTTCGATACCATTGGCCGGAAAAAAGACCTGGAATATGCGGTAAGGGTAAATCCTGCCACATACGACCTCTTTTACCGGGTGCGTGACAAGCAAACAGGTGTTACCTGGACAGCCAACACCAAAGTTACCGTAAGTACAGGCTTTTCACGGGGTCTGCTGATTATGGGCGAAGATGAGCAGGGGTATGCAGAGGCCGAGATGCTTTCGATGATCACAGACACCGTCTATATACCCCATATTCTGTCTACTAGCGGGCTTCCACGCTTGCGGGAGCCGATAAGCCTACTGCATACCGGGGGTAACAATAACGAAATGAAACTCTGGGCATTCACAAAAACGGGTTCCTATTATCTTGACCGTGCCACCATGACCGGCACCGTAACCAACAATTTCAGCAGGCTGCTGTACATATCCGAGCCCATTAACCCTGAAACATTGCAGCCCATTGCACTGGCCCCCCAAATCCGTACAGCGGCAGGTGCCGTGGGCAGTACTTTTTACCGCGCCATGCTTACTGTAGGTGGAGATGTTTTTGCTGCCTCGCCTTTTTTAACCGGGGGAGATTTTTTCAACAACCCGGTGAACAGGGTTGCACCAAACCTGGAAACCCGGTTGCCCGCGGCCCCATACCTGCTCTATCCAATTGGCAGCATGAGTTCATTTATGTGGTATGACACGCAAAATCAGCGTTTCCTCATGTTTACCAATTTTGCAGGAAATGTTTCCAGCGTGCTTACAGATGCGCCTAATGCCATCTTCCCCTGGAACCAGCCGGCCGGACGAAGCCTGGTATATGCAGAAAACACACGTAATACCGATGGCGGATCAACCCAGGGCAATTCTTTTGCCATCATGAAGGATGCTGACAATACACACCATATTTATAAATTCTATGCAAACGGTACAAACCCTGCCAAAAGAAATTATTACATGATGAAACCCATGGCTACAGATTTTGCCAAAGCAGATCATTATGCTTTTTCGTCTAACCGTACCGTGGTCTTCTACTCGGTAGGCAATAAGCTTTATGCCTACGATTACAATCCGGGCAACGAAAAGAGCTATACCATTAACAATATAGGTAACGATGTAATCACGATGATTAAGTTTGACACACAGATAGACCACTTGACCAACAGCCTGTATGTCGCAACCTACAACAGCACTACCAAAGGCACGCTACGCCGTTTCAGGTTAGGCTCAGACCCCAATACAGTTGACCTGCTTCCACAAGAAAACAGCACCTGGAGCGGATTGGTAAAGATAAAAGACATCAACTGGCGTGCAGTTAACTAA